The DNA segment AACCTGGTAAAGCAGATAGCTATGTACTCGCTTTAAGCTGGCAAAGTGGTTTTTGTCAAACTTATGGTTATAAACAAGGTAAACCTGAATGTTTAGATTTTCCAAAAGATAATTATAATGCAACACATTTTAGTCTGCATGGCTTATGGCCCAATCAAAATGCTTGTGGTACTAATTATGGTTTTTGCAATACAAAAAAAGAAAGTAGTTTTTGTGACTACAACCCATTACAACTTGATAATGATACCTCAACTAATCTATTACGGTTAATGCCAAGCTATGCACATGGTTCATGCCTTGAACGTTATGAATGGAATAAACATGGTAGCTGCCAATTACTCAATCAAAATGACTATTATGATCAAGCTATCGAACTAATTGATGAAATCAACAATTCAAAAAACTTAATGCTATTTATTGATAGTCATATCGGTAAATCTATGACAATTTCTGAATTTAACAATGAGTTTGATCAAGCATTTGGAAAAGGTGCCAGTGACAAAGTCTATCTTGGTTGTCAGAATAATATGTTAGTTGATGTCTATGTCAACCTACCATTACTCAATGGTATTAATTTACCACATCTAGCTGAATTATTACCATTAGCTAATCATGCAAAAAATGATAATTGCCCTGAAACATTCATGATTTCTGACTTTCATACAAGCTAGCTTCAATACTTTTAAAAAGGAATAAATATCAATATGAAATATCTATATAGCATTGTATTTGCTTTAGTATTTTTTAAACCATTATTTGCACAAACCATTGATTTACAGATACTAGAGACAACTGATTTACACAGCTACTTCGATAATTATGATTATTATCAAGATAAATCATCAAATCAGTTTGGCTTAGCATTAACCGCCAGTTTAATTAAACAACAACAAGCTAAAAACAAAAATACCATCCTAGTTGATAATGGCGATATTCTACAAGGTAATCCTATGGGCGATTATGTTTACCATAAAGGCCTAGATACAGAGGGGTTACATCCAGCTTATAAAGCACTGAATCAACTGAATTATAGTGTTGCAAACTTAGGTAATCATGATTTTAATTTTGGGCTTGACTATTTAAATAAGGCAATATCTGGCGCTAATTTTCCCTATATTAATGCTAATGTCTACTATGATGATGGTCACAGAAAACCATTAAAACCTTATTTCCGACAATATTTAATTAAATCTATACAGCTGATAGATACAAAAGGCAAAAAGCATACGCTTAAAATTGGTTTTATTGGTTTTGTACCGCCACAGATTATGCTTTGGGATAAACAAAATTTACAAGGAAAAGTTGTTGTTCGTGATATAATTGAAGTAGCTAAAGAATTAGTACCTAAGATGAAACAACAAGGTGCAGATTTAATTATTGCAATCCCTCACTCTGGCTTATCCAATGAGCCTTATCATAAAGGTATTGAAAACGCCGTATACTACTTATCTCAAATTAAAGGCATTAATATCATCCTATTTGGTCATAGTCATGGCGTATTTCCATCTAATGACTTTAAAAATATACCTAATGTGAATCTTAAAAACGGAACAATTAATGGTGTTTATGCAACCATGCCAGGCTATTGGGGTAGTCATCTTGGCGTTATTAATCTTATCTTATCAAATAAAGATGGTAAATGGGTAATTCAATCAGGCAAAGCTCAGTCTATTTCTGTTGCTAAAAGTAAACTTAAACCCAACAAAGCCATTCTTTTAGCATTACAATCTGATCATAATGGCACTGTCAAGTATATGAATCAAGCCGTTGGTTATAGTCATATTCCTTTAAATTCATTTTTAGCATTAATACAGTTTTCGCCTTCAATTCGCATCATTAATGATGCTCAAATTAGCTATATCAAATCAATCATTAAAAAAGATAAGCAATATAAAAATCTACCAATATTAGCTGCAATGGCACCTTTTAAAGCAGGTAATCGCCATAATGATCCTAATGGCTATGTTAATGTTGCTCAAGGTCAGTTATCACTTAAAAACATCTCAGATTTATATGCATACCCTAATACATTAGTTGCGCTTAAAATTAATGGCCAACAATTAAAAGAATGGCTTGAGTGTGCAAGTGGTCAATTTAACCAAATTAACCCTAATATAACCAAAAAGCAAAACCTGATTAATTGGCAATATCGAACTTATAATTTTGATATTATCGATGGTATCAATTATCAAATTAACGTTACTAAAGCACCTCGCTATGATAATGAGTGTCATGTAATCAATCCAAATAGCAGCGAATTGAAAAGCTAAGCTATCATGGCAAACCAATTAAAAATGATCAATTATTTATTTTATCAACGAATAATTATCGTGCATTTGGCAAATCGTTTGCTGGCACTAAAAAACCTATTATCGTTTATCAATCTGCTGATAGTCTACGTGAAATAGTAAGTCATTACATTACTGAAAAATCTAAAAAACACCAAAGCCTAGTATCATCATTAAAACCCAATTGGTCTATTGCACCTATTTATAGTCAAGCTAACTTAGATATTATATTTGAAAGTGCACCAACTAAAGAAGCCAAAAATTATATTCTCAAACATGCTCAATACCCAGTTACTGCTCAAGGTATTAACCAATTAGGCTTTGAGGTTTATAAAATTGATTTAACTAAGCCTATCTAAAGAGCTATTAGCATAAGCATCGAGGCACAATAAATTAATGCCTCTACACTTAAAATGTATAAATTTTTTCTTTTGACTGCTCATCAGGCATTAAGTTTATTTGCTTTATTTCACTATCATTTTTAGTTTGATAGGTTCTTTTAGCTGCAACTTTGCGTAAATATTGGTTTGGGTCACGTATCGAAAATGTACACGTGACTGTATCATCTATATATTTTTCAATAAATGGGTAGTATTGAGCCAAAACTGTAATAACTTTATCATATTTTTCTGGATGCAAAATTTCGTTTAAAGAGTTCATTTTATGATCTAATTGAATTTCAAACTGGTAATCAGCCCATGGATCAGAAATAATCACAGACTGCTTATCTAAGCCTAAAACAATTGTCACATCATGATAATTTGTAATACCAAAAAGCCTTGTTTCTAAACCTGCTTGTTCTAATAAATGGCATAAACACATTGCTTGAGATGTACAATTTGCATAGCTAAGTTCTACCACTTGATTATAAAATTCAGCTAAGCTTAAACAATTTAGCTGTAGATACTTTATCCTTGCATCTAATTGATGGAAATCAAAACATAGATCACTTGCTTTACGCATCCTATCTTTAGCAATTATTTTTTCTAATAAATAGTCTACTTTATCATCAGAAATCAAAATTTTTGCTTGCTTAATTGTTTGCTTTAATTGCTTTTGATAAGCTATTTGATAACTATTTTGACGCTCAGCTGTTAAACAAGTTTGTTCACTTAAACCATTAATATAACCTATTCGACTTAACTGAATATTATAAATTACTTCATCTTTTTTACGAAGAACAAATTGATTTAAGTCTCTGTAATCCTTTGGCATTTTACAACCCAACCTATTGTTATATAAAACTCACACACCTACACAAAATACAGCCACACACTGTATAAATTTGATTTCAAAATGTACTAATTATTTTTAGTTACGTCAATTTTTATTTAGCAATAATTAATTTATCTAAGTTTTTACAGTTACATTATAACTTAAAGTTGATACAATCAAAGCGCTTAACTAAATGATTAAAAAATGGATTTTCAACAATGGCAATTAGTATCTGGTGTATTGTTATCGCCTGTTTATTACCGTATCTATGGATTGTAATAGCAAAATGCAAAAAAGGTTATCTTGCACACAATCATGCACCGAGGTTATTTTTACAAAAGTTACACGGTTATAGACAAAGAGCGCATTGGGCAAGTCAAAATAGTTTTGAAGCATTACCTATTTTTGTAGCTGCGATTTTATCAGCTCACATACTGGGTAATATAAATCTATCAACCCTTAATATGCTCGCGATCAGTTATCTTATATTTCGAGTAATTTATGGTGTTTTATATCTACTTAATTTAGCCACATTAAGATCTTTAGCTTGGACGATCGCCTTGGTAATTAATATTGTGATTTTTTTGATACCGCTTATATAAAAATTTAAAATTAATTAATACTATTTTCTCGAGCTTGGTCAGACAGGCCCTGATTCAAACTAGCTACAGAAGAAAAGGGTTGATCAAGTGTTTTAACGTAATTATAAATTTCAGTTTTTGCAACCTCATATTTATCAGACTTGTTATATGTTACCTCAAAATATCAAACATTATTTTTATTGTGCATCTTAGTACCATAAATTTTCTCGTCAAATTAGACAAAATCCGTTATTATTGAGCAAGAATTTTTATCATAAATAAGCTTAAAACTACTTTTTTGAATTAAATGAAAATTACAGCGAAAGAAATTGACCAATTATTACCACAAACACAGTGCACCCAATGTGGTTATAAAGACTGTATGGACTATGCTCATGCGATTAGTGAAGGTACATTGCATAACCAATGCCCACCAGGAGGAAAAGTTGGTATTGAAAAACTATCCAAATTACTTAATCGTGAAGTTTTAGAATTAAATCCTGATAATGGCATTGAAGAACCAAGGCATGTTGCTGTAATTAACGAAGATTTATGTATTGGTTGCACTAAATGTATCCAAGTATGCCCTGTTGATGCAATAAGTGGTGCTAATCGCCTAATGCATACTGTCATTGAGGCAGAATGCACTGGCTGTGAACTATGCATCGAGCCTTGCCCAATGGATTGTATTGATTTAATCGAGTTAGCTAATTACAAACAACCAACGAATTTAGCCTATGATGAACAAGAAAAGCTAAAAAATCACTATCGTAGTCGCCATGATGCTAGAATCAAACGTTTAAACTTAGAAGAACAATATCAGCGTCAAAAGCATATTCAAAATAAAATATCTGTAACTTCAGAAAAAAATAAGCTTGATGATAAACAATCAAAACAAGATTATATTCAACAAGCACTGGCACAATTTCGCGCAAAAAAGAAGCAGCTAAAAAAGTAAACTTTATGAATAAAACTAAAATTAAACGTATTTTTGAGCTATTTAAAGCAAATAATGAAAAGCCAACAACCGAGTTAACTTACCAATCAACATTTGAACTATTAATTTCTGTGATCTTATCAGCTCAAGCAACTGATGTTAGCGTTAATAAAGCAACGGATAAACTTTATCCTATTGCTAATACACCGGAAAAGATTTTAGCCTTAGGCGAAGATGGTTTAATCAAATATATAAAAAGTATTGGCTTATATCGCTCTAAAGCTAAAAATATTATTAAAACTTGTCAAATGCTCATTGAAACGCATAACTCACAAGTGCCTGATAATCGAAAAGCACTTGAAAGCTTACCAGGTGTCGGTAGAAAAACAGCTAATGTCATTCTAAATACTGCATTTAACCAACCTACTATGGCGGTTGATACACATATTTTCAGATTATCCAATCGTTTAAATCTAGCACCAGGCAAAACAGTTAATCAAGTTGAAGATAATCTATTAAAAGTAATCCCTAAAGCATATCTTCAAGATGCCCATCACTGGCTAATACTTCATGGCCGCTATATCTGTAAAGCTCGAAAACCATTGTGTGATCATTGTATTATTTATAAAGAATGTGAATTTAAAGATAAAATTTTATATAAAGGTGATCAATAATGTTTTATGGCAATAATCGCCAATCATTAAGAGCTCAATTTTTTGATGCTTGGAAGAAATATCAAAATCATTTGCCCCTAACACCACTTGAGAATGAAATTGTTCAAGTAATTAGTGAACACCCTGAATATCAAGCAGTTATTGAAAACCCATCTAAATATGAAGATTATGATTACACACCTGAAAAAGGACAAACAAATCCATTTTTACATTTAAGCCTGCATTTAGCGATTCGTGATCAAATTAAAACTGACCGTCCGAAAGGTATTCAACATTTTTTCAATGAACAATTAAGCAAAAAACAGTCACAAGAACAAATTGAGCATCAAATGATGGAAATTTTAGCAGAGATGATCTGGCAATCTCAAAAAACAGCGCAAATGCCAGATGAATTAAGTTACTTACAATTGCTAAAACATCATTTTAAATAAAATATAAATCAATAATCATATTTTGTCTCAAAGTCTTATTTGTTAAACTTAGAATAAATCAACTAGCTATAATTCATAAAATTTTATGAAAATTAAAACATCATACCTTTTAACCCTGTTTATCACTATTTTAGTGATTTTTATTGCTATTTTTTTCTATGTAACTTTTTTTGGCCATTTTACTCGTGATGCTTATCTTTATAGCCGTTTTTCCAGAGTTAATGCCCTTCAAAGCAATCAGGTTGAAAAAATTTTTATTCATGATAATACCATCGTTAAAAAAGGCGATATTTTATTTAAGTTGGATGATAGTTCATTAATTTTAGAAAAAAATATTCTACAAGCTCAAAAACAACAATTAGAGCTACAAAAAATAGACATTCAAAGACAATTAAAATTAGCTAAAGCACAAATGGCTGTAGGCAAAAAACTATTTGAAATACAGAAACGAAAAACAAGTCGCTATACTGAACTATCCAAAGCAAATGAAATTTCACAAAATCAATATGATCAAAGTTTAGAATCACTAGAGCAAGAACACTCAAAATATATTACAACTCAAACACAAGTAGCCAATATCACGGCTAATTTAAATAATACCATCTCACAAATTAAAGTAATTACAGCCAAAATTAACCAAGTGTTACACAATATTGAACAGTGTCAAGTCAAAGCTAGATTATCAGGTATCGCTTCTAACTTTCATCTAGAGCCTGGTGATTACATAACCAAAGGTGAGCCACTTTTTTCAATTATCAATACTGATGAATGGGTTGTCATTGCTAATGTAAAAGAATCAGATTTAAGTGATATTAAAGTTGGTCAGTCAGTCACAATAATGACTAGTGTAACAGGCTTTCATCTATTAAAAGGCACTGTACTATCAGTAGGCAAAGGCGTTAATCGACCTGAATATTCAGCCTATAAAGCCTTACCTGATATTAGCCCGCTAGTTGATTGGATTAGACTTGATTATCGCTTTCCTGTCATTATTAAGCTTGATCCCACAGAGCTTAGCAAAGAATTTAGATTAGGCTCTGATGCAAATGTCTGGTTTTAAAGAACTTTTATTCAAAGAACACTCATTTGTAAATTTAATTGTTGCCTATCGAACTGCTTTTGCTGCTTTAGTAGCTATTATTATCACTTTTTATCTACATATCGGTTTATCCTTTTGGGCACCTATTGCTGCATTTGCCATTGCAGCGAATGTACAAGAAGGTATTGTTTATAAAAGCTGGCGTCGAATTTTAGGTACACTTACTGGATGCTTCGCAGCTTTAGGCTTCGTTTTAATTGTTCCTCCCCTTGTCTGGGGGTCTGTTATTATTCTGATTTTAATAAGCTTTATGGGGTTTTATTTATCAAAAAAAACAACTGAATTTTATTTTTTACTATTTATAGTCGTACATATGATTATCATTGGCACTTCCTTTATCCTCTCTCCTGGTGATGGATTAATGATTGCAAAAGATCGTATTTTCACCAATATCATCGGTGTACTATGTATTGTCATCATACAGCTAGCATTTTTTCCAATTAAAAAAGCTAATAAAAAACCACAATTTAAAATTCAATCAACTTATCATGCATTACGTTATGCTTTATTTATTAGTATTTCTATTATACTAGCAATCTATCTGTGGCAGTTATTTGATATTCCAGGCGGTATTTTGAATATGGCAATTACTATTTTAGCAATTACTCAGCTTGATTCAGGGGAAACCGTATTAAAAGGCTCACAACGATTGATTGGCTGCTTAATTGGCATTTTATTTGGTAGTTTACTAATTTTTATTGCTACTTATGGTTTATTTTATCTATTATTAGGATTCTTTCTAATTAGTGGTTTTTTTATTTACTATCATTTTCAACATCATAAGCATGGCTATGGTGGCTTACAAGCTGCGATTGCTTTATCAATTACAGCGTTTCCTAGTTTAGGTCCAACAACAGTTATCACTGATGGCTTGTTAAGAGCACTTGGTATTTTAATTGGTATCTTAATTACTTCTCTCATGCATTTTATTTTTAACAATATAGAGAATTTATTTAAACTGAGACCACAAGAGACTGTATAAATTAATCAGTTTATTTAGATGTTTTTTTTAAAAAATATAGATTAATAATAAATAATATCAAGGCAACTGAAATAATTATCACTTGTTGAAAAGAAATCTGTTTCATTAATTGATAACCACTAAAATGGCTAATCAAATAACTCGCTAAGCCTGCTATAGCAAACTTAATTAAATTATTAATGGCATTACCTGCCCCAAACGCATGCGTTAATGCATTTAATGACCTTGAAGTTAATAAACTACTGACTAGTGCAAAGCCAAAAGTTAAACACATAATACCCAACATAAAGCCAAATAAATTTGTTATAACATAAGTAAATAGCATGCTAATAGCCACACCAATGTAACACATAATAAAACCTATGCCTATTAAGTATTGATCTGAAATATCATCCACTTTTTTCTTAATCAAAAACTGCCCTGAAATAATACCAATAAAATTGATACCAAATATCGTACAATAAATCACATAACCATAGCCAAAATAGCCAATAATTAAAACTGAAGATGAGCTAATATAGGTAAAAAAAGCAGCAAAGCTTAAGCCTGAAGATAGAGAGTACAGAATAAAGCGATAATTTTTCAAATGCTCGAAATAAGAAATAACCGTTTTAAATAAATGGCTTGTTTTTTCCTCATCTTTTAATGTCTCTGGTATAAAAAAAGCAAGAAAAAACAGTATCACACCATAAATGGTTAAAAAATGAAAAATATCCTGCCAGCGTCCAAAAAATGTAATAATTAAACTACCAACAATTGGTGCAATAATAGGGGCTGCCATCATTATAATAACCATTGATGCAATCACTTTTGCTAGTTTCTTACCACTATAACAATCTCTTGCTACTGCCATCGCAATTACAGCACCAGAAGAATCGCCTAAACCTTGAATCAATCGCATAATTGTCAATGTTTTAAAATCTGGGCTTAGTGCACACAGTATGGTACTAACCATATAAATAAACATACCTACAATGATTGCTTTCTTTCTACCCACTCGATCAGATATTGCCCCCCAAATTAACATGCCCACACTAAAGCCAATAAAATAAGTTGTAATCGATACAATAACTTTTTCTATTGGCATATCAAAGTAATGTGCTATCTGGTGAAAAGCTGGCATATAAGTATCAATTGCAAAGGGCGGCAATGCAGCATACATCGCAAGTATTACGATTAAATATTTAGGATTTTTGACTTCGGGCATGGGTATGTTTTAGCCATTTAAACTAGAGTTACATTATATTAAAGGCTATTGATGAGAAAATAAAGACAAGTTTAAGCCTCTAGCATTTGTCGTTTAATATCTTTTCTGTTAGCTTGTGCAATATCTGCAAAAAGTATCTCTGGCTGCTGAATTAAAAGGCCAGAATCATGACAATAGCTTATCCTCGATTTATCTTCTAAATTAGAAGAACAACCAAAAAGGCCATAACCTCTAATCCAATTTTGCATCTCTTGTTTAATTTTATTACTAGTTTTTTCATCTAGTTGCATTAACTTTATAATAAATTTAATCGCTTGCTCTCTACCATGCGCCCCATGCTTAGTCCCTTCTCCAAAAGCGCCAGATGTCATATAATCATAAAAGGCTGTGACTGCTTTTTGCATATTTTCATTATCTTTTACCTGCAACCAAACATCTTCAAGACCTATACCAGTTTCATTAAATGCAACAATAACTTCGTTTAAATAAAAAATTGAAATTGCTTTTTGTAAATTATTACTACTTTTTAAAATATCCCATCGATCTTTAAAATCTATTGAATTAAAATACAACATTGAAACACTATCACGTAATAATTCACTATTTTTTAATTCATCTGCTTGAGGGTCATTAATTCCTAGTTCATTTAAAATAGCTATTAACAATAACCCACTCTTAATTTGACTCGATATAACTTGATTTAATCTTGCCTTAGCATTAAAGTCCAATAAATCAACATACCTGTCATCTATATATTTTCCTCGGTTACTCATATGAACTTGCATAGAGTAATCCATAGGTTTTTGCACCAAGTATGAAAGATCACTGGGTATTTCAGCTCTTATGCCAAAGTCATTGATAGGTGAATTTTGCCAGTAAACTCTTTCAATATAGCCTTGATAGTTAAATAAATCATCTCGACAAGTTGGATCTGTTTCTATCCTTAGCGCATAAGATATAATTAACTGATCCTCTTGTGGATGCAGTTCACCATTTTCTCTTTTTAAGGCTACTTTAAATAAAAAGCGCATATAATAATCTTTAGTTAAATTATGTTGAAATTTAGAGCCATTACCATTATAACCCAAACTTATCGCTTCACCTTGAGAGACTAACGTTATCCCTGGTATCAGTATATTATCTTGAAAAGACTTCATGCTCTCTGGCATCATAAACTCATTTAACTGCATTTGTATATTAGCAACATATTTTTTACTATCATCAACTGTTTTAAGATTTACCACGTCAAAACATTGTGTAACGTTACTATATTCTAATGCAAACTGGTTTAAATGACCTTTACTACCATCAAGTGAATTTATAAAATTTGTATATTTTTCCATACTACTATTAGGCAAACCACAGAACTGTGCCAGCTGTTTAAGGCTTTCTATATTTAGAATATCATCTATCTTATTAATAGCATCTTTATGATTTACTTCTGAAAAATTGTTCAATATTAGATCAAGCTCTGGAATAACCAAAGCTTCATGAATATAACCTGCATTGCGTTTAGGGTCAAATTCGCAGCCTTTCATTATTGCACCTTTTCTTCGTAAACCACAAAATGCTCGCCAATGTGATTCGCTGTTAGATTTATAAAATCCTCTTAATACAAATTGTCCTTGCATATCTTTTGTTATAGCAAACACCATCGGATAATCCCCCCATTGTAAATTCGCCACAGGAATAAACGCTTGTATAGTTGATGGGCTTATTTGAATAGTTATTTTTGTACTATGAAACATTCTGAACGTCATTATTAGCAAACCGTCATTAAAATTCCAAAAAAGAAATTATAATGAAATAAAAGTTACAAATAATATAATTTTAATAAAAATAACGCTATTCAATTAAATGAGAAATAAATAATTTGAAAAAGATATTCCCAAAAGTTAATAATATTCCCCTTGCATTTTAAAAGTTTGCCCTAATATTTACCTTATAAGCGGTTTTCTGGTATACTTTATAGCAGGTAAGCTGTATATTTAATAATCATCATAACAGGAGAAGCGTCGATGTTTAATAAGCCTAACAACGGTTGGGATCCAAATAAGAACCAGTGGAATCAGAA comes from the bacterium SCSIO 12844 genome and includes:
- a CDS encoding ribonuclease I; translation: MKCFKNYTSIIQIALISITFIPLNINASPLSGTFDVTAESCPAYVSKNKQTNPGDITISKGETYDITEGNTDENPSWYRLYIVNAPENTLRWVSQSCGIAHVDPTSSCVQQPGKADSYVLALSWQSGFCQTYGYKQGKPECLDFPKDNYNATHFSLHGLWPNQNACGTNYGFCNTKKESSFCDYNPLQLDNDTSTNLLRLMPSYAHGSCLERYEWNKHGSCQLLNQNDYYDQAIELIDEINNSKNLMLFIDSHIGKSMTISEFNNEFDQAFGKGASDKVYLGCQNNMLVDVYVNLPLLNGINLPHLAELLPLANHAKNDNCPETFMISDFHTS
- a CDS encoding MAPEG family protein, which translates into the protein MAISIWCIVIACLLPYLWIVIAKCKKGYLAHNHAPRLFLQKLHGYRQRAHWASQNSFEALPIFVAAILSAHILGNINLSTLNMLAISYLIFRVIYGVLYLLNLATLRSLAWTIALVINIVIFLIPLI
- a CDS encoding RnfABCDGE type electron transport complex subunit B; this translates as MKITAKEIDQLLPQTQCTQCGYKDCMDYAHAISEGTLHNQCPPGGKVGIEKLSKLLNREVLELNPDNGIEEPRHVAVINEDLCIGCTKCIQVCPVDAISGANRLMHTVIEAECTGCELCIEPCPMDCIDLIELANYKQPTNLAYDEQEKLKNHYRSRHDARIKRLNLEEQYQRQKHIQNKISVTSEKNKLDDKQSKQDYIQQALAQFRAKKKQLKK
- the nth gene encoding endonuclease III, which encodes MNKTKIKRIFELFKANNEKPTTELTYQSTFELLISVILSAQATDVSVNKATDKLYPIANTPEKILALGEDGLIKYIKSIGLYRSKAKNIIKTCQMLIETHNSQVPDNRKALESLPGVGRKTANVILNTAFNQPTMAVDTHIFRLSNRLNLAPGKTVNQVEDNLLKVIPKAYLQDAHHWLILHGRYICKARKPLCDHCIIYKECEFKDKILYKGDQ
- a CDS encoding DUF1841 family protein, whose protein sequence is MFYGNNRQSLRAQFFDAWKKYQNHLPLTPLENEIVQVISEHPEYQAVIENPSKYEDYDYTPEKGQTNPFLHLSLHLAIRDQIKTDRPKGIQHFFNEQLSKKQSQEQIEHQMMEILAEMIWQSQKTAQMPDELSYLQLLKHHFK
- a CDS encoding HlyD family secretion protein — encoded protein: MKIKTSYLLTLFITILVIFIAIFFYVTFFGHFTRDAYLYSRFSRVNALQSNQVEKIFIHDNTIVKKGDILFKLDDSSLILEKNILQAQKQQLELQKIDIQRQLKLAKAQMAVGKKLFEIQKRKTSRYTELSKANEISQNQYDQSLESLEQEHSKYITTQTQVANITANLNNTISQIKVITAKINQVLHNIEQCQVKARLSGIASNFHLEPGDYITKGEPLFSIINTDEWVVIANVKESDLSDIKVGQSVTIMTSVTGFHLLKGTVLSVGKGVNRPEYSAYKALPDISPLVDWIRLDYRFPVIIKLDPTELSKEFRLGSDANVWF
- a CDS encoding FUSC family protein, yielding MSGFKELLFKEHSFVNLIVAYRTAFAALVAIIITFYLHIGLSFWAPIAAFAIAANVQEGIVYKSWRRILGTLTGCFAALGFVLIVPPLVWGSVIILILISFMGFYLSKKTTEFYFLLFIVVHMIIIGTSFILSPGDGLMIAKDRIFTNIIGVLCIVIIQLAFFPIKKANKKPQFKIQSTYHALRYALFISISIILAIYLWQLFDIPGGILNMAITILAITQLDSGETVLKGSQRLIGCLIGILFGSLLIFIATYGLFYLLLGFFLISGFFIYYHFQHHKHGYGGLQAAIALSITAFPSLGPTTVITDGLLRALGILIGILITSLMHFIFNNIENLFKLRPQETV
- a CDS encoding multidrug effflux MFS transporter, with translation MPEVKNPKYLIVILAMYAALPPFAIDTYMPAFHQIAHYFDMPIEKVIVSITTYFIGFSVGMLIWGAISDRVGRKKAIIVGMFIYMVSTILCALSPDFKTLTIMRLIQGLGDSSGAVIAMAVARDCYSGKKLAKVIASMVIIMMAAPIIAPIVGSLIITFFGRWQDIFHFLTIYGVILFFLAFFIPETLKDEEKTSHLFKTVISYFEHLKNYRFILYSLSSGLSFAAFFTYISSSSVLIIGYFGYGYVIYCTIFGINFIGIISGQFLIKKKVDDISDQYLIGIGFIMCYIGVAISMLFTYVITNLFGFMLGIMCLTFGFALVSSLLTSRSLNALTHAFGAGNAINNLIKFAIAGLASYLISHFSGYQLMKQISFQQVIIISVALILFIINLYFLKKTSK